The Neisseria animaloris genome segment GAGTTTTTCATGAGTTATTCTTTTACCGAAAAAAAACGTATCCGTAAGAGTTTTGCAAAACGTGCCAATGTCTTAGAGGTGCCATTTCTGCTGGCTACTCAGTTGGATTCTTATGCAAAATTTTTGCAATTGGAAAAGCCATTCAATCAGCGTACTGATGATGGTCTACAAGCGGCATTTAATTCGATTTTTCCGATTGAGAGCCATAATGGTTATGCACGCTTGGAATTCGTACACTATACCCTAGGTGAACCTTTATTTGATATTCCAGAATGTCAATTACGAGGTATAACTTACGCAGCTCCGTTGCGTGCCCGTATTCGATTGGTTATTTTGGATAAAGAATCTTCTAAACCCACAGTAAAAGAGGTTCGAGAGAATGAAGTGTATATGGGAGAAATACCCTTGATGACACCAAGTGGTTCTTTCGTAATTAATGGTACAGAACGGGTAATTGTTTCTCAGTTACATCGTTCTCCGGGTGTATTCTTCGAGCATGATAGAGGCAAAACGCATTCGTCCGGGAAATTGTTATTCTCTGCTCGCATTATTCCTTATCGTGGCTCTTGGTTGGATTTCGAATTTGATCCGAAAGATCTGCTTTTCTTCCGTATTGACCGCCGTAGAAAAATGCCGGTTACGATTTTGCTGAAGGCTTTAGGTTATAACAATGAGCAAATTTTAGATACTTTTTACGATAAAGAAACTTTTTATCTTTCTAAAGATGGCGTTCAAACTGACTTAATTGTAGGCCGTCTGAAAGGCGATACAGCGAAACTGGATATTGTAGATAAAGACGGTAATGTTTTAGTCGCTAAAGGTAAACGTATTACTGCAAAAAATATACGTGATATTAGCAATGCAGGCTTAACTCGTTTGGATGTTGAGCCTGAAAACTTGTTGGGTAAGATATTAGCAACTGATTTGATTGTGTCCGATACCGGCGAGGTATTGGCTGTTGCCAATGAAGAAATTGCAGAAGAATTATTGGCTAAGTTAGATATTCATGGCGTTGATAAGGTTGAAACGCTGTATATCAATGAGTTGGATCAAGGTGGTTATATTTCCAATACCTTACGTACTGATGAAACTGCTGATCAACAAGCCGCTCGAGTGGCGATTTACCGTATGATGCGCCCCGGTGAGCCTCCTACCGAAGAGGCGGTTGAGCTTTTGTTTAATCGATTGTTCTTTAACGAAGATAGTTATGATTTATCACGTGTGGGCCGTATGAAATTCAATACCCGCACTTATGAACAAAAACTGGATGCAGAACAAACAGCATCATGGTACGGGCGCTTATTGAACCAAACTTTTGCCGGAGCAGCTGAAAAAGGTGGTTTTGTATTAAGCGTGGAAGATATTGTTGCTTCTATTGCTACTTTAGTTGAATTGCGCAATGGTCATGGCGAAGTGGACGACATCGATCATTTGGGTAACCGTCGTGTGCGTTCAGTAGGTGAATTGGTGGAGAACCAGTTCCGCAGCGGCTTGGCACGTGTTGAGCGGGCGGTGAAAGAGCGTTTGAATCAGGCAGAATCTGAAAATCTGATGCCTCACGATTTGATTAATGCCAAGCCGGTTTCTGCTGCAATTAAAGAGTTTTTTGGTTCCAGCCAGTTGAGCCAATTTATGGATCAGACCAACCCACTGTCAGAAATTACCCATAAGCGTCGTGTGTCTGCTTTAGGTCCGGGCGGTTTGACACGTGAACGTGCGGGCTTTGAGGTGCGCGACGTACATCCGACCCACTATGGCCGTGTCTGCCCGATTGAAACACCTGAGGGTCCGAATATTGGTTTGATTAACTCGTTGTCTGTTTACGCACGAACCAATGAATACGGTTTCTTGGAAACACCATACCGTCGCGTAGTAGATGGAAAAGTAACCGATGAAATCGATTACTTGTCTGCCATCGAAGAAGGCCGTTATGTGATTGCACAGGCAAACGCCGAACTAGATTCAGACGGCCGCTTGACAGGCGATTTGATTACCTGTCGTGAAAAAGGTGAAACCATTATGGCGACTGCCGATCGCGTTCAATATATGGACGTGGCGACCGGTCAAGTGGTTTCCGTGGCTGCTTCTTTGATTCCTTTCTTGGAGCATGACGATGCGAACCGTGCCTTGATGGGTGCCAACATGCAACGTCAGGCCGTACCATGCTTGCGCCCGGAAAAACCGATGGTAGGTACCGGTATTGAGCGTTCGGTAGCCGTGGACTCTGCTACTGCAATCGTTGCCCGCCGCGGTGGTGTTGTGGAATATGTGGATGCCAACCGTATCGTTGTTCGTGTACACGATGATGAAGCGACTGCTGGTGAAGTGGGTGTGGATATTTACAACTTGGTGAAATTTACCCGCTCAAACCAATCAACCAATATTAACCAACGTCCTGTCGTGAAAGCCGGTGATCTGCTGCAACGCGGCGACGTCGTGGCCGATGGCGCTTCTACCGATTTAGGTGAATTGGCCTTGGGTCAAAACATGACCATCGCTTTCATGCCGTGGAACGGTTATAACTATGAAGACTCGATTTTGATTTCTGAAAAAGTGGCAGCAGATGACCGCTACACTTCTATCCATATCGAAGAATTGAATGTAGTGGCACGTGATACCAAATTGGGCGCGGAAGACATTACCCGCGATATCCCTAACTTATCTGAGCGCATGCAAAACCGTTTGGACGAATCCGGTATCGTTTATATCGGTGCAGAAGTTGAAGCAGGCGATGTGCTGGTAGGTAAAGTAACGCCTAAAGGCGAAACCCAACTGACACCAGAAGAAAAACTGCTGCGTGCCATTTTCGGTGAAAAAGCATCGGACGTGAAAGACACTTCATTGCGTATGCCTACCGGTATGAGCGGTACCGTAATCGACGTGCAGGTATTTACCCGCGAAGGCATCCAACGCGATAAACGTGCGCAATCGATTATTGATTCCGAGCTGAAACGTTACCGCCAAGATTTGGGCGACCAATTGCGTATTTTTGATAACGACGCATTCAGCCGTATCGAGCGCATGATTGTCGGCCAAAAAGCCAATGGCGGCCCGATGAAGTTGGCTAAAGGTAGCGAAATTACTGCCGAATATCTGGCATCTTTGCCGAGCAAGCACGATTGGTTCGATATCCGTTTGGCTGATGAATCATTGGCTAAACAAATGGAGTTGATCAAAGTCAGCCTGCAACAAAAACGCGAAGAAGCCGATGCCTTGTATGAAGTGAAGAAGAAAAAACTGACACAAGGTGATGAGCTGCAGCCGGGCGTTCAGAAGATGGTAAAAGTATTCATCGCCATTAAACGCCGCCTGCAAGCCGGTGACAAAATGGCGGGTCGTCACGGTAACAAAGGTGTGGTATCGCGCATTCTGCCGGTGGAAGACATGCCTTATATGGCAGACGGCCGCCCCGTAGATATCGTATTGAACCCGTTGGGCGTACCGTCCCGTATGAATATCGGCCAGATTCTCGAAGTGCATTTGGGTTGGGCGGCAAAAGGTATCGGCGAGCGTATCGACCGCATGTTGGCCGAGCAGCGTAAAGTAGGCGAAATCCGTGAGTTCCTGAACAAACTCTACAACAGCAGCGGTAAGCAGGAAAATCTGGACGAGCTGAACGATGAAGATATTTTAGCTTTAGCAGAAAACCTGAAGCGCGGAGCCACCTTTGCCTCGCCGGTGTTTGACGGTGCCAAAGAAAACGAAATCTACGAGATGCTCGACTTGGCTTATCCGAGCGACGATCCCGAAGTAGAAAAACTCGGCTTCAACAACAGCAAAACCCAAATCACTTTGTATGACGGCCGCTCGGGCGAACCGTTCGACCGCAAAGTAACCGTCGGCGTGATGCACTACCTGAAGCTGCACCACTTGGTTGACGAGAAAATGCACGCCCGTTCTACCGGCCCGTACAGTCTGGTTACCCAACAGCCGCTGGGTGGTAAAGCCCAATTCGGCGGTCAGCGTTTCGGTGAGATGGAGGTGTGGGCACTGGAGGCTTACGGTGCCGCCTACACGCTGCAAGAGATGTTGACCGTGAAATCGGATGACGTTGCCGGCCGTACCAAAATGTATGAAAACATTGTTAAAGGCGAGCACAAAATCGATGCCGGTATGCCCGAATCCTTCAACGTATTGGTTAAAGAGATTCGCTCGTTGGGCTTGGATATCGATCTGGAACGTTACTAATATCGGAACCGGTTTTCAGACGGCCTCCAAAACATTCGGGCCGTCTGAAAAAAGATTTTCAAATGAATAGGCTTTCTTAATGAGGCCGTCTGAAAACTACCGTTCCACAAGGAGCAAAAATGAATTTGTTAAACTTATTTAATCCGTTGCAGTCTGCCGGCATAGAAGAAGAATTTGATGCGATCAAAATCGGCATTGCTTCACCTGAAACCATCCGTTCATGGTCTTACGGCGAAGTGAAAAAACCCGAAACCATCAACTACCGTACCTTCAAACCCGAGCGCGACGGTTTGTTCTGCGCCAAGATTTTCGGTCCGGTGAAAGACTACGAATGTTTGTGCGGTAAATACAAACGCCTGAAATTTAAAGGCGTAACCTGTGAAAAATGCGGCGTGGAAGTTACTTTGTCTAAAGTGCGCCGCGAGCGCATGGGTCATATCGAGTTGGCCGCACCCGTTGCCCATATCTGGTTCTTAAAATCATTGCCTTCACGTTTGGGTATGGTTTTAGACATGACCCTGCGCGATATTGAACGCGTGTTGTATTTCGAAGCCTATGTGGTTACCGACCCGGGCATGACACCTCTGCAACGCCGCCAATTGCTGACTGAAGATGATTACTACACCAAGCTGGAAGAATACGGCGACGACTTCGATGCCAAGATGGGTGCCGAGGGTATTCGCGAATTATTGCGCAGCTTAGACATTGCTTCAGAAGTAGAAGTATTGCGTCAAGAGCTCGAATCTACCGGCTCGGACACCAAAATCAAAAAAATCGCCAAACGCTTGAAAGTATTGGAAGCCTTCCAACGCTCGGGTATGAAGCTCGAATGGATGATTATGGATGTGCTGCCGGTGTTGCCGCCTGATTTGCGTCCGTTGGTACCGCTTGACGGCGGCCGTTTCGCCACTTCCGATCTGAATGATTTGTACCGCCGCGTGATCAACCGTAACAACCGTTTGAAACGTTTGTTGGAATTGCATGCGCCGGATATTATCGTACGCAACGAAAAACGTATGCTGCAAGAAGCGGTAGATTCGCTGCTGGATAACGGTCGTCGCGGTAAAGCCATGACCGGCGCCAACAAACGTCCGCTGAAATCATTGGCGGATATGATTAAAGGTAAAGGCGGCCGCTTCCGTCAAAACCTGTTGGGTAAACGTGTGGACTATTCAGGCCGTTCCGTGATTACCGTAGGCCCTTACCTGCGTCTGCATCAGTGCGGTTTGCCGAAGAAAATGGCTTTGGAATTGTTCAAACCGTTTATTTTCCACAAATTGGAAAAACAAGGTTTGGCTTCAACCGTAAAAGCAGCTAAAAAGCTGGTAGAGCAGGAAGTGCCGGAAGTTTGGGATATTTTGGAAGAAGTGATCCGCGAACATCCCATCATGCTTAACCGTGCGCCGACGCTGCACCGTTTAGGTATTCAAGCATTCGAGCCGATTCTGATTGAAGGTAAAGCCATTCAGCTGCATCCTCTGGTTTGTGCCGCGTTCAACGCCGACTTTGACGGTGACCAAATGGCCGTACACGTTCCGTTGAGCTTGGAAGCGCAAATGGAAGCGCGCACTTTGATGCTGGCCTCCAACAACGTATTGTCTCCCGCCAACGGCGAACCGATTATCGTGCCGTCGCAAGATATCGTATTGGGCTTGTACTACATGACCCGCGACCGCATCAATGCCAAAGGCGAAGGCAGCTTGTTCTCCGATGTGAAAGAAGTGCATCGTGCCTACCACACCAAACAAGTAGAGTTGGGTACGAAAATTACCGTGCGTTTGCGCGAATGGGAGAAAAATGCCCAAGGCGAGTTGGAGCCGGTGGTAAAACGTTATGAAACCACAGTAGGCCGTGCTTTGCTCAGCGAGATTCTGCCCAAAGGCCTGCCGTTCGAATACATTAATAAAGCGCTGAAAAAGAAAGAAATTTCCAAGCTGATTAATGCATCGTTCCGTTTGTGCGGCCTGCGTGATACCGTTATTTTTGCCGACCACTTGATGTATACCGGTTTTGCATTCGCAGCCAAAGGCGGTATCTCAATTTGTGTCGACGATATGGAAATTCCGAAAGAAAAAGCCGCATTGCTGGCCGAGGCGCAAAGCGAAGTTAAAGAAATCGAAGACCAATACCGCCAAGGTTTGGTAACGAACGGCGAGCGTTACAACAAAGTGGTCGATATTTGGGGGCGTGCCGGCGATAAAATCGCTAAAGCGATGATGGACAACCTTTCCAAACAGAAAGTCATTGACCGCGAAGGTAACGAAGTAGACCAAGAATCGTTCAACTCCATTTACATGATGGCCGATTCGGGTGCCCGTGGTTCGGCAGCGCAGATTAAACAGCTTTCCGGTATGCGTGGTTTGATGGCCAAGCCGGACGGCTCGATTATCGAAACGCCGATTACCTCAAACTTCCGCGAAGGTTTGACGGTATTGCAATACTTTATTGCGACACACGGTGCGCGTAAGGGTTTGGCGGATACCGCCTTGAAAACGGCAAACTCAGGTTACTTGACCCGCCGTTTGGTAGACGTTACCCAAGACTTGGTCGTGGTAGAAGACGATTGCGGCACAACTGACGGTTTTGTAATGAAAGCCGTGGTGCAAGGCGGTGATGTGATCGAACCGTTGCGCGACCGTATTTTAGGCCGCGTAACTGCCGGTGACGTGGTTGATCCTTCAAGCGGCGAAACGCTTGTTGAAGCAGGTACGTTGCTGAATGAGCAACTGGTTGATCTGATTGACCAATCGGGTGTCGATGAGGTTAAAGTCCGCACCCCGATTACCTGTAAAACCCGCTACGGTTTGTGTGCCCACTGTTATGGCCGCGACTTGGCGCGAGGCAAATTGGTTAATACCGGCGAAGCTGTTGGCGTGATTGCCGCTCAGTCTATCGGTGAGCCGGGTACTCAGCTGACGATGCGTACCTTCCACATTGGTGGTGCCGCATCGCGTGCCGCCGCCGCCAGCCAAGTGGAAGCTAAGTCAAACGGTACCGCACGTTTCAGCAGCCAAATGCGTTATGTTGCCAACAACAAAGGCGAACTGGTGGTAATCGGTCGTTCTTGCGAAGTAGTGATTCACGATGAAATCGGTCGTGAGCGTGAGCGCCATAAAGTGCCTTACGGTGCGATTCTGTTGGTACAAGACGGTGCGGCGGTGAAAGCCGGCCAAACCTTGGCTACATGGGATCCGCATACCCGTCCGATGATTACCGAGCATGCCGGTCAGGTGCGTTTTGAAAACGTGGAAGAAGGCGTGACCGTTGCCAAACAAACCGACGATGTAACCGGCTTGTCTACATTGGTAGTAATCGACGGCAAACGCCGTTCGGCATCTACTTCCAAACTGTTGCGCCCGACCGTGAAACTGTTGGATGAAAACGGCGAAGAAGTATGCATGCCCGGCACAACCACTGCCGTTTCGATGGCGTTCCCGGTAGGTGCGGTAATTACCATCCGTGAAGGTCAGGAAGTCGGCAAGGGTGACGTATTGGCGCGTATTCCGCAAGCCTCTTCCAAAACCCGTGATATTACCGGTGGTCTGCCGCGTGTAGCCGAACTGTTTGAAGCACGCGTGCCCAAAGATGCCGGCATGTTGGCCGAAGTAACCGGTACAGTGTCTTTCGGTAAAGAAACCAAAGGCAAACAACGCCTGATTATTACCGATGTGGACGGTGTGGCTTACGAAACCCTGATTTCCAAAGAGAAACAGATTCTTGTCCATGACGGCCAAGTGGTAAACCGTGGTGAAACCATTGTCGACGGCGCGGTTGACCCGCATGATATTCTGCGTTTGCAAGGTATCGAAGCGTTGGCTCGCTACATCGTACAAGAGGTGCAAGAGGTTTACCGCTTGCAAGGTGTGAAGATTTCCGACAAACACATCGAGGTGATCATCCGCCAAATGCTGCGTCGAGTGAACATTGCCGACGCAGGTGAAACAGGTTTCATTACCGGTGAACAAGTGGAGCGCGGCGATGTTACATTGGCTAACGAGAAGGCGTTGGCCGAGGATAAAGAACCGGCACGTTACGAAAACGTATTGCTGGGTATTACCAAAGCCTCGTTGTCTACCGACAGCTTCATCTCAGCCGCATCGTTCCAAGAGACCACACGCGTATTGACCGAAGCCGCAATTATGGGCAAACAAGACGAGTTGCGTGGTCTGAAAGAAAACGTGATTGTCGGCCGTCTGATTCCGGCAGGTACGGGCTTGACTTACCACCGTACCCGTCGCCAAGCATGGCAGGCGCATCACGAAGCCG includes the following:
- the rpoB gene encoding DNA-directed RNA polymerase subunit beta, with amino-acid sequence MSYSFTEKKRIRKSFAKRANVLEVPFLLATQLDSYAKFLQLEKPFNQRTDDGLQAAFNSIFPIESHNGYARLEFVHYTLGEPLFDIPECQLRGITYAAPLRARIRLVILDKESSKPTVKEVRENEVYMGEIPLMTPSGSFVINGTERVIVSQLHRSPGVFFEHDRGKTHSSGKLLFSARIIPYRGSWLDFEFDPKDLLFFRIDRRRKMPVTILLKALGYNNEQILDTFYDKETFYLSKDGVQTDLIVGRLKGDTAKLDIVDKDGNVLVAKGKRITAKNIRDISNAGLTRLDVEPENLLGKILATDLIVSDTGEVLAVANEEIAEELLAKLDIHGVDKVETLYINELDQGGYISNTLRTDETADQQAARVAIYRMMRPGEPPTEEAVELLFNRLFFNEDSYDLSRVGRMKFNTRTYEQKLDAEQTASWYGRLLNQTFAGAAEKGGFVLSVEDIVASIATLVELRNGHGEVDDIDHLGNRRVRSVGELVENQFRSGLARVERAVKERLNQAESENLMPHDLINAKPVSAAIKEFFGSSQLSQFMDQTNPLSEITHKRRVSALGPGGLTRERAGFEVRDVHPTHYGRVCPIETPEGPNIGLINSLSVYARTNEYGFLETPYRRVVDGKVTDEIDYLSAIEEGRYVIAQANAELDSDGRLTGDLITCREKGETIMATADRVQYMDVATGQVVSVAASLIPFLEHDDANRALMGANMQRQAVPCLRPEKPMVGTGIERSVAVDSATAIVARRGGVVEYVDANRIVVRVHDDEATAGEVGVDIYNLVKFTRSNQSTNINQRPVVKAGDLLQRGDVVADGASTDLGELALGQNMTIAFMPWNGYNYEDSILISEKVAADDRYTSIHIEELNVVARDTKLGAEDITRDIPNLSERMQNRLDESGIVYIGAEVEAGDVLVGKVTPKGETQLTPEEKLLRAIFGEKASDVKDTSLRMPTGMSGTVIDVQVFTREGIQRDKRAQSIIDSELKRYRQDLGDQLRIFDNDAFSRIERMIVGQKANGGPMKLAKGSEITAEYLASLPSKHDWFDIRLADESLAKQMELIKVSLQQKREEADALYEVKKKKLTQGDELQPGVQKMVKVFIAIKRRLQAGDKMAGRHGNKGVVSRILPVEDMPYMADGRPVDIVLNPLGVPSRMNIGQILEVHLGWAAKGIGERIDRMLAEQRKVGEIREFLNKLYNSSGKQENLDELNDEDILALAENLKRGATFASPVFDGAKENEIYEMLDLAYPSDDPEVEKLGFNNSKTQITLYDGRSGEPFDRKVTVGVMHYLKLHHLVDEKMHARSTGPYSLVTQQPLGGKAQFGGQRFGEMEVWALEAYGAAYTLQEMLTVKSDDVAGRTKMYENIVKGEHKIDAGMPESFNVLVKEIRSLGLDIDLERY
- the rpoC gene encoding DNA-directed RNA polymerase subunit beta' — translated: MNLLNLFNPLQSAGIEEEFDAIKIGIASPETIRSWSYGEVKKPETINYRTFKPERDGLFCAKIFGPVKDYECLCGKYKRLKFKGVTCEKCGVEVTLSKVRRERMGHIELAAPVAHIWFLKSLPSRLGMVLDMTLRDIERVLYFEAYVVTDPGMTPLQRRQLLTEDDYYTKLEEYGDDFDAKMGAEGIRELLRSLDIASEVEVLRQELESTGSDTKIKKIAKRLKVLEAFQRSGMKLEWMIMDVLPVLPPDLRPLVPLDGGRFATSDLNDLYRRVINRNNRLKRLLELHAPDIIVRNEKRMLQEAVDSLLDNGRRGKAMTGANKRPLKSLADMIKGKGGRFRQNLLGKRVDYSGRSVITVGPYLRLHQCGLPKKMALELFKPFIFHKLEKQGLASTVKAAKKLVEQEVPEVWDILEEVIREHPIMLNRAPTLHRLGIQAFEPILIEGKAIQLHPLVCAAFNADFDGDQMAVHVPLSLEAQMEARTLMLASNNVLSPANGEPIIVPSQDIVLGLYYMTRDRINAKGEGSLFSDVKEVHRAYHTKQVELGTKITVRLREWEKNAQGELEPVVKRYETTVGRALLSEILPKGLPFEYINKALKKKEISKLINASFRLCGLRDTVIFADHLMYTGFAFAAKGGISICVDDMEIPKEKAALLAEAQSEVKEIEDQYRQGLVTNGERYNKVVDIWGRAGDKIAKAMMDNLSKQKVIDREGNEVDQESFNSIYMMADSGARGSAAQIKQLSGMRGLMAKPDGSIIETPITSNFREGLTVLQYFIATHGARKGLADTALKTANSGYLTRRLVDVTQDLVVVEDDCGTTDGFVMKAVVQGGDVIEPLRDRILGRVTAGDVVDPSSGETLVEAGTLLNEQLVDLIDQSGVDEVKVRTPITCKTRYGLCAHCYGRDLARGKLVNTGEAVGVIAAQSIGEPGTQLTMRTFHIGGAASRAAAASQVEAKSNGTARFSSQMRYVANNKGELVVIGRSCEVVIHDEIGRERERHKVPYGAILLVQDGAAVKAGQTLATWDPHTRPMITEHAGQVRFENVEEGVTVAKQTDDVTGLSTLVVIDGKRRSASTSKLLRPTVKLLDENGEEVCMPGTTTAVSMAFPVGAVITIREGQEVGKGDVLARIPQASSKTRDITGGLPRVAELFEARVPKDAGMLAEVTGTVSFGKETKGKQRLIITDVDGVAYETLISKEKQILVHDGQVVNRGETIVDGAVDPHDILRLQGIEALARYIVQEVQEVYRLQGVKISDKHIEVIIRQMLRRVNIADAGETGFITGEQVERGDVTLANEKALAEDKEPARYENVLLGITKASLSTDSFISAASFQETTRVLTEAAIMGKQDELRGLKENVIVGRLIPAGTGLTYHRTRRQAWQAHHEAEVAEQVKEAE